The Campylobacter concisus sequence CGTACTTGAATTTACAAAACGCCAGAAAAAGGGGCTTATAACCTCGCTAAGAGATTTTTACCTAAGTAAAATTTTGCCAAGTATCGGTGGCTTTATCTCAAAAAACAAAGAGGCATATGAGTATCTGCCAAGCTCGATCGAAAATTTCTTGGACGCAAAGAGTTTTTGCGACGAGCTAGTTGAAGCTGGCTTTGAGATAGAGCTTTGCAAGGGCTTTAGCATGGGTATTTCGACACTATTTATCGCTAAAAAGGTCAAAAATGACATACGACGATTTTAAGAGTAGTTTGAATAATAGAATTTTTGGTTGCGATTTAATTTGTAAAAATTTATAAATTTTTTAAAAAATCTATATAAATATATTGAGCTTCTTAGGATAGTAAATGTAAAGATATAATTGGTTTAAAATTTAATTTTGAGCTGTAAGATTAAGTTTGGTATTGCAATATAAAATATATTTTTTAAAGGAAGGATTGAATATGTCTTGTTATACAGAAGGTGAAATCGCTATTAAAGCTCTTGATGCTATCAAAAAAAGACCAGGTATTAAGACTAGTGAGCTTATTGATGAACTTAGAAGGATAATGAAACCAAGCGGAGAAGATTTAAAAATACTAGATGGAAGAAATGATGATAAATTTTCACAAAAGGTTAGAAATTTAAAAAGCCATAATAGTATACAAGATAAAGTAATTACCATTGGAGATAAAGATAGACAGTGGTATTTAAAAGATGATTATGCTAAATATGTTAAATAAATTTTTTTATGGAAATTGCCTCGATGTTTTGCAAAGTATTCCAACTAACAGTATAGATTTAATCTTTGCTGATCCACCATATTGGATGAGAGTAGATGGAGTATTAAAACGTCCAGAAGGCAAAGAATTTGATGGTTGTAATGACGAATGGGATAACACTTTTTTAAATAGTGATGATTATATTGATTTTACTCGTAAATGGCTTAATGAGTGTAAGCGTGTATTAAAACAAAATGGATCTATTTGGGTTATTGGAGGAATGCAATGCATATATACTATCGGCGGGATTATGCAAGAGCTAGGGTTTTGGTTTATCAATGATGTTATTTGGCAAAAAAGTAATCCAACCCCAAATTTTATGGGAACAAGATTGAATAATTCGCATGAGACTCTTATTTGGGCAACAAAAAGTAAGAAATCAAAATTTACTTTTAACTATAAAACAGCAAAAGAATTAAATACGGAAAATATTGATATAAATTTATTTGAAAAAGGCGAGAGAAGGCAATTAGGCTCAGTTTGGAGATTTTCTGTGTGTAATGGAAATGAGCGGTTAAAGGACGAAAATGGCAATAAGCTGCATTCTACACAAAAACCGGAAAGTCTGCTTTATAGGATTATTGCTATTAGTTCAAAAATCGGAGATATAGTGCTTGATCCTTTTGGTGGAACAATGACAACTGCAGCTATGGCAAAAAAGCTTGGAAGAAATTATATTTCTATAGAACAAAATGATAAATATATAAAATTTGGCAAAAAAAGGGTTAATGATATTGTATTTGAAGATAGTGATATAACTCATGCAAAATTTGATAAAAAACCATTAAAGGTAACTTTAGATCAGATGATTGACGCAAATTTTTTAAATTTGGGTGAGAGATTCTATTTAAAAAATAGTGATGAATTCGCTATTTTAAAGCGTGGTTCTAGACTCGAATATAATAATATACTTTATGATATACATTCACTTGCAGCAAAATTAAAATCCGCAAAGTCCGAACGATTAAATGGATTTAAATTTTGGCATGTCATAAGAGATAACAAAAAAATTCTTTTAGATGATATAAGATCACATTTTAGAGAAATCAATGCTTAGTGTTTCTGAGCTAAACGAAAAAGCAAAGGCACTGCTTGAAGCCACACTTGACTACGTCGAGGTAAGCGGAGAAATTTCGCGCCTTACTAAGCACGCTTCTGGACACTGGTACTTCACGCTAAAGGATGAGAAGTCAAGCATCTCAGCTGTGATGTACCGCATGAATAATCAAAAGGTGAAATTCTTACCAAAAGATGGACTAAAAGTAAAAATTTATGGCAAAGTGACCATTTATTCGCCAAGCGGGTCGTATCAGCTAGTGGCTAGTGCGATGCTGCCTGATGGCGAGGGTGAGCTTGAGCTTGCGTTTAGGCAGCTTAAAGAAAAGCTCGAAAACGAGGGGCTTTTTGATATATCAGCAAAAAAAGAGATACCAAATTTACCTAAAAAAATAGCCCTTGTCACAAGCGCCACTTCAGCCGCACTTCAGGATATGCTAAAGGTGGTAAAGAGCCGCTGGAGGCTAAGTGAAATTTATATATTTGACGCGCTAACACAGGGCGAAAGTGCTCCAAGCTCGCTTATAAAAGCCTTGCGCAGAGCCGATAAATACGGCGTCGATGTGATCGTTTTAGCTAGAGGAGGTGGCAGCAAAGAGGATCTTTGGTGCTTTAACGACGAGGGCTTAGCGCGTGAAATTTACGCTACAAAAACGCCAGTCATAAGCGCTATCGGACATGAGATCGACTACGTTATAAGCGACTTTGTAGCAGACCGCAGGTCGCTTACGCCAAGTGCAGCTATGCTTGATCTTTTGCCTGATGAAGAGGCGTTTTTTCAGTATCTTGATAGGCTCAGCGACGATCTTGATAGCGCTTTAAGCTTAAAGATCACCAAAAAGCAAAATTTGCTAAATGTCCTTCTTTCTAAATTTTCGTCAAACGCTCTAAAGGCTAGGATTGAGCTAAAATTTAGCGAGGTGACAAACAAGCAAAACGCCCTAGCAAACGCCGTACAAAGAAAAATTTTAGTCCTTGGCTCGGCACTTAGCTCGCTAAAGAAGGCTTATGAGATGAGAGAGCTATTTTTTGAGAGCACAAAAGGGCTTATCGAGGTTAGAAAAGATGGTAAGAGAGTTGATCTTGGAGATTTAAAATTAGACGATGAGATCGAGCTTATCTCGCAAAATACACATAAAAAAGCAATTATCAAGGAGTAAAAATGAGTAGAAAAATTAACTTTAGTGCAGGCCCAAGCGCGATACCGCTAAGCGTTTTAGAGCACGCAAAGGCCGAATTTACAGACTATAGAGACGAGGGCTACTCGATCATGGAGATCAGCCACAGAAGCAAGACCTTTGAGGAGATCCACTTTGGCGCGATGGAGAAGATAAGAAAGCTTTACGGCATCGGCGATAAGTATGAAATTTTATTTTTGCAAGGCGGCGCACATTTGCAATTTAGCATGATACCGATGAATTTGTATCAAGGCGGCAAGGCCCAGTACGCAAACACCGGCGTTTGGACAAATAAGGCGATCAAAGAGGCTAAAGTGCTTGGCGTAAATGTAGACGTCGTCGCAAGCAGTGAAGATGAAAATTTCTCTTACATACCTGAGTTTAAATTTAGCGATGACGCCGACTACGCCTACATCTGCTCAAATAACACGATTTATGGCACGCAGTATAAGACTATGCCAAAGACCAAATCGCCCCTTGTTGTCGATGCTTCGAGCGATTTTTTCGCTAGACCGCTTGATTTTAGCAGTATCGGCTTGCTTTATGGCGGTGCTCAGAAAAATGCAGGTCCAAGCGGCGTGACTATCGTCATTTTAAGAAAAGACCTAGTTGATCGCGTGAGCAGCCAAAACGTCCCTATGTTTTTGCGCTACAAAACGCACGTAGAGGCAAACTCACTTTACAACACACCGCCAACTTTTGGAATTTATCTTTTAAATTTAACCATGCAGTACCTACTAGATCTTGGCGGGCTTGCCGAGGTTGAGAAGATAAATGCCAAAAAAGCAAGCACACTTTATAGCATCATAGACAGCTCAAATGGCTTTTACGTGGGACATGCAAAAAAATCAAGTAGGTCAGATATGAACGTGAGCTTTACGATACCAAAAGATCATGCGCTTGAGCCAGTTTTCGTCGAAGAAGCGCTAAAAGATGGCATGCTAGGGCTAAAAGGTCACAGACATCTTGGCGGCATAAGAGCCTCTATCTATAACGCCGTAAGCCAAAGCGACGTTGAGAAACTTGGCGAGTTTATGAGAGAATTTGCAAGAAAACATAGCTGATGAATAAAACAAAGAAAGCTTATGATGAAATTCCTTATTTCTCGGCTGCATTTAGCGACTGCTCGCCAGTTAGGATAGAAGCGGTTGCTAAATTTCTGGGGCTTAAGGTAGCTGGCTTAAAAGAGGCTAGGGTGCTTGAGCTTGGCTCGTCATATGGCGGTAATATCTTGCCATTTGCCATTTCACATAAAAATGCAAAAGTCGTTGGTATCGATATCTCAAGTCATCAAGTGGCTGAAGGTAACAAGGTAGCAAAGCAGATAGGTTTAGAAAATTTTACTCTGCTTGAGCGAAATTTTTTGCACATGAACGAAAGCGATATAAAAGAGCTTGGGAAATTTGACTATATTATCGCTCATGGCGTTTATAGCTGGGTGAGCCCAAATGTAAGAGATGCGCTGCTTGCCACGATTAAGGCACTACTTAGCAAGGATGGTATCGCTTATGTTTCGTATAATACCTATCCTGGCTGGAAGAGTCTTGATATTTTAAGAGATTTTATGCTTTTTGTTAGCTCAGGCAATGACAGCAAAGAAGCACTTGCTTATGTGAAAGATGAGTTAAATTTCTTGCAGGATTATTTGAAATTTAGCCTGCAAAGCCAAAGCGATGTCGTATACAAAGATAGTATGAAGCTTCTTTTAACACAGCTAAATTTCTTACAAAGCATCATCGCAAAGGGCAATGATTATTATATATTGCATGATTTTTTGGAGGCTAGCAATGAGCCAACTTACTTTCATAAATTTGCCAAGCATATCGACAAACACGGGCTTTGCTACGTCATAGACGCTTCGCTAAATGATATCTTTGCAAGCTCAACTGGAATTTACCGCTTTGACGCACATATCGAGCAAAATTACAACTCTCGCATCAAAAAAGAGCAACTAAACGATTTTTTATTTAATAGATCATTTAGAAAAAGCCTCATCGCTCACAAGGAGAGGCTTGGCGGTGCTGAGGACTTTGACGCGGTGCTTGGAGAGAGCGAGCTTGATAGGATTTATTTTGCATATTTTAGCGAGCAGCCAAGGACAAAAACACAAGAAATTTTAAGCAAAGCCTATCCGCAAAGCCTAAATTTAAGTAAAGTAAAGGCCGCACTTGGTGAGAGCGAAGGCGAAGCATTTATGGGGCTACTTGAAATTTTAAATGATCAAAACACCAAAATTTCATCTTCAAAGCTTGCTGCACTTGCTTATGAGCCTAAAAAAACTAGGCTAAAGCCTAGAGCTGCGGCCTATCTTGGGTATTTTCTGGAGGCTAGCTCGCCAGTCATATCTTTGGCAAATGAGCTAAATGGCAAGTTAAATTTAAACCATGAAGAGATCAAGGCAGCTTTAAAATTTGATGGCAAAGCTAGTTTAAAAGATATCGCAAAGAGCGTAAATTTAAGTAAAGACGAGCTAGATAAGCTTGCTTTTAAATTAAGCGAAGCCTATTTTTTTGAAGAAATTTAAAAAAAGAGCGTGGCAAATTTAGCCATGCTCTTACTCAAAAAACATATCTTTTAATATCAAACATATCATCGCTATGTAAAAGACCAAAAACCATTTTTTAAGTGTTTTTTTGTCGGTATTTTGCGTCTTTTTAGTGCCAAAGTATGCGCCTATTAGCGAGCCAAGACCTAAAAATGCGCCCTCAGCGTATGAGATATGGCCATTTAGCGAGAGCGAGATGAAACCCGCGATAGCTGCAAACATAACGAAAAATACACCCATAGAAACGGCTTTTTTTAGCTCGTAGCGTAAAAAGCCTACCAAGATCGGCGCGATAAAGACGCCTCCGCCGATGCCGATGCTAATGGCAAAAATGCCAACAAAAACGCCAACTAAAAATAGCAAAAAGAGCGAATTATTCGCATTTGTGCCGTCACTATTTGGTGTGAAGTATAGCTTTATGAGCGAAAAGATAAAGGTTGATAGAAGCATAGACTCAAGTAAGAGTGCCGGTGCGTGCGATACGATAATGCCACTAAAACTTGCCCCCACCAGACCTCCAAGACCTAAAAATACACCGCGGTTTAGTTTTAAAAGCCCGGCTTTATAGTTTAGGTATGAGCCAAATGTCGCACTAAATATCATCTGCATGACGCTTATGCCAATAGCAGTTTTTATGTCATATCCAAAGGCGACCATTATAGGAACAACGACTGTGCCGCCCCCGATGCCAAAAAAGCCAGCGATGTATCCAACGCCGATACCAATTATAAAAAGTTCAACAAAAAGCATAAATTTCCTTTTACGAGTGCCAAATTTTAGCCAAGCGGTGTTAAAAAAATAGTAAAAAGGTGAAATTTGGGCATAAATTTAGAAATTTGATAAAAATTTTAAAAACTAAAAGCGAACTTTTTTTATAATCATCAAAAATTTAAAGGAAAAAAATGCTCTTAGAACAACCACTGTTTTATTATGAAGTGATTAGAGAAAAATTTAAAAATAGCTACCTAGCCGAGGATAAGACGCAAACGATTATAGGCATTGATTGTGAATACATCGATGAAAAGGATATGGATTTTTATGGGCTTAGAAGTTATTTTGATACAAATCGTAATAAATCTTTAGCTCCGTTTGCAGGTCTTTTTGGTGTTTTTGCTTATGATGGCGTGAGATATTTTGAATATATCGGAGAAGAGAAAGCTAAAAGGTATGAATTTCCAAAATTTATCTATGCCGATGCAAAGGCCTATCTACACTTTGACAAGATGAGTAAAATTTATACATTCTATGGAGATAAGAATAAATATTATGACTTTTTGCTTGATGTGAAAGTTGAATGCAAAAATAAAGAGCAGAGTAAATTTAGTATAAAAACTGATCTTAATAAAGAAAAGAAACACTTTGAGGATATGGTTGAGTTAGCAAAAGAGTATATAAGAAGCGGCGATGTCTTTCAGGTGGTGCTTGGTGAATTGCTTGAAATTTCAACGAATATGAGCAGTTTGGAATTTTATAAAAAGCTCTCACTTACAAATCCAAGCCCATATATGTTTCATTTTCCTACACCTTATGGCGATGTGGTTGGCTCTTCGCCAGAGCTTGTTTTTGAGATGAAAAGTGAGCAAATTTTTGTGGCACCAATTGCGGGCACAAGGCCTAGAGGAAGTGATGCAAATGCTGATGCGGCACTTGAAAATGAGCTTTTAAGTGACGAAAAGGAGCTGGCTGAACATAAAATGCTAATCGATCTTGCCAGAAATGACATCGGCAGGGTTTCGGAACCAAAAAGTGTAGCTGTAAAAAATGCGATGCATATCCAAAAATATGAAAAAGTAATTCATATCGTAAGCGATGTCTATGGCAAGTGCGCCAAAGGGCTTGATCTTTTTGACGTCTTAGCTAGTATTTTCCCAGCTGGCACACTAAGTGGAGCCCCAAAAATAAGAGCTATGCAGATAATCAATGAGCTTGAAATTTCTGAGCGAAATATCTATGGCGGTGGCATTGGATTTTTACATTTTAATGGCGATGCTCAAGTTGCTATTCTTATTCGCTCAGCCATCTTTGTGCCAGGTGAAAATGAATTTAGTGATGTATTTGTTGGGGCTGGAGCTGGTATAGTTTATGACTCAAAGAGCGAAAGAGAATACGCCGAAATTTGCCATAAACGAGCAAGCGTGCTAAATGTATTTAAAAATAACGCAAAAGAGTTTTAGGCGTTAAACTTAATAAATTCATAAGAGCTTTTAGCGTAGCTAGTGCCCATAGAATCGATTTGCTCTCTTACGGTAGCTGAAAGCTCTGCTTTTGTGATATTTTTAGCTAGCACTTTTACAAAAGGAAATTCACTTCTTTCTTGTGCGCCAAATATCAGCACTCTTGTATCAACCTTTTGGCTTTGTCTTATCTTATCAACAACTCTTGTTAGCTCTTCGTAGTTGAAGCCTTTTACGCTTTCATCTATAAGAACGATACCGTAAGTTTTGGTTTTTATCTTTGTTAATAGCTCATCAAAGCTATTTGTGGTTTCAAGTGTGTTGTAAAATTCTCCTAAAGCTGAGCTAAATATTTTATTTTCCATTGGCGATTTCTTAAATAAAATAATATTTTCGCTTTTTACTAGATAGCTTTCGTTTATTGCAATCTCGCCAAAATTTGGCAAAAATTTTCTAAAAATTTGAGCCAGTTCGTCGCTATTTATTGGCGTTTTTATATAAGCATTGAAGTATTCTTTGACACTCTCTCCATCTATATTTGAAGTATTTGAAAGCATTAGTATAATTGGAATTTTCGCATTTTGTATGGCTGCTTTTATAAGATCAATATTTTTTTGAAGGCTATTTTTTTCAGCTTCGAAAAATTTCGAGCCAACAAATATAAGGTCAAAATCGCCTTGCTTTATGGCTTGTTTTAAATCTTTTTTATTACAAACTCCCACAACTTCGCAGTTAAATTTACTAAAACCACTTGCTGTTATATCTATGTAAATTTCATTAGTATCGCAGATTAAAATTTTTGGTTTATCGTTTAAATTTTTATTCATAATATCAGCTTCGCCTAAGCAAAGTAGCCTTGTGATGCTTAATGGAGTTAGCGGATCTTTTAAAATGAGCGGATTTTTAATATCTTGACCTTGCTTATTGGTGTTTCTTAAAAATATAGCATCATAATTTTTTGTAATAGATGGACTAGTGCTTGTTAACATATCCACTTTGAGCCCAAGGTCTTTTGTGGTCTGCTCAAAAGCTTCGTTGTAAGCTACATTTGCGTCTTGTAAGAATGCTAGTTTATGATCGCATTTTATATCAAAGTCTTTATAGTTTGATGTTGTTTTAAAGATGACTACAAATTTAAACTCATTGCCAATACTTGGAAACGAGTTAATCTCCAGCTTACTTTCTAAATTTTTTAAATAAATTTGAGCGATTTTTAGATAAAACTCGCTCTCATCATTATTTAAGCTATTCTCATCATCTGAAAATATATCTGAAATTTGCTTTTCGCTCATGGCAGCTGAGCTATTTTTTATGCTAAAGCTTACAGAACAAAGTCCGCTTCTATCAAACTCTTTTTGAACTTTTTTGATAGTGATGATAATATTTTGATGTCTTAAAGACATTGATAAAGACGCCAAAAAGATAGAGTTAAATGCGGTTTTTAATGAATTTAGATTTCCTTCTAGTTCATTTGTAAGGCTTGGATCAAGGTAGCTTATAAAATTTATCTTTTTGCTTTGCGAATAGACGATATTTGCTTTCAAAATTTCTTCAAAGCTTTTTTGAGGATCAAATATCTCGGTTTTATTGCATTCGCTATATTTTTTAACATTTGAGATATTTTTAGCATTGTTATAAAGCGAAGTCATGATATTTGCATTTTTTTCTATTGTGTCTATAAATACTTGCTTTTTGCTATTATTCGTTTCTATTTTTAAAGCCGCAGTCGATGTAAAAATTTCCTTATTGATAGACTCTAGCTTCTTGCTCACGGATAAAATATATCTATCTTTTATCTGAAAAAAGCTGCTATCTTTTATATAGGTTTCTTTTAGATCTTCAAAAGCTTTTATGAGCTTTGATATCGCATTATCTGCACTTGTCTCTTTTGATGATAGGATATAACTCGATATGTATTTTGACTTATCGATAAGCACTTTTAAAAATTTCAATCTAGCAGAAATACCAAGCAAAGACAAAATGAGCAAGCCACAAAGCAAAAACTCAAAAAAGGTCTTTATGCCAAAGCTTATTTTCTCGCTCTTAGTAAGTTCTAACAGCTCATTTTTTATGTTTATGGCACTATTTAATAAAAGTATAAATTTATCATCTTCATACTGTTTTATTAAGATTATATCTTCGATATTTAGCTTCTCAGAAAATGCGATCTTGGCTTTAACTTCTCTTATCTTTTTAGCTTGATAGTTGGCTTCAAACTGGTTAAAGTCTTTATAAATATTCTCTTTTAGCTCACTTTTTGGAAGCATATCAAGATTTGGCGTGTTGTCCTTTACGGAATATATATTTTCCCTCACATTATTGTTTATCGAAAATAAAGGGCCATTTATAAAGATATTTTTTACGTAGTATTTGGTGTTGTTTGCTAAAGAGAGTTGATTGTAAATTTTACTTAAAGTTGCGGCATAAGCTTTTATTATAAGCGGAAAGTCTCGGTCTAAGTCTTGTTTAAAATCGCTATCTATTTCTCCATTTATATTTTGGAAAAATTCGTAAAATAGTTCATCAAATTTATCATTTTGGTTTAGATTTGCTAGCAATTCTTTTAATTTATTTATATTTCGTATCTCGATGCGATCGTCTTTTCTTATAGATTTTATAAATTTTTGTGTATTTTTTAAGGTGCTATCTCGCAGCTTTTTTATATCTTCCTGGCTTTTGCCTATTAGCGTATCGTGCTCTTGTATTACAGATTTTATAGTCTGAAATACTAAGGATTGTTTATATAGTTTTTCATTTAGATCTTTTAGATCTGTAAATTTTTTATAGCTTTCATTTCCGCTATATGCACAAAAGATCGCTGAAATTATTATTGGCGCTAGCAATATATAAAATTTATTATTTTTCATTGATACTCTTTTTGCTATATTTTTTGACGATATTTTCTATCTCAATTAGTCTTTTGGTAAAAAGAGACATCTCTTTCATTTTTCCATTTTGATTGTTATCTAAAAAAGCGTTAAGCTCATTTGCAAGGGTATTAAGCTTTAAATTTAATGCAGCTTCTCTTATCTCATCTACGTATTTTTTGAGCATTATCTCATCTTTTGCGATTATGGCTGATTGGATCTGGATAAGAATTTCTCTTGCGTTACGTAAAAATATATTTAAATAGGATGCAAAATCTTTTTTACTTAAATTTAGTATTTTAAGCGATGTTTCAAACCAGGAATCATCGATAAGTGATTGTGTCTGTGTATCAAAAAGATACCATGCGTTTAGTTTGAAAACAGGCAGTCTTAATGTAGGTTTTACTTTTACTGCTGCTATTAGATTTTGGTTATTTATTATGTCTTGCTTCTCTAAAAGCACGATAAAAAATTTTTCACCATTTTTTAAAATGGCATTTTGCAATCTCGCTTCTAGTAAGATCGCGCCACCATCTTTTCTTTTTAAATTTACTCTAGCGCTATCATCTTTCGTATTTTGTAAAAATTCCAAGAAGCTGTAGTTTGTACTTTCTTGGCTTGTTATGACTAGCTCACTTATATCTTTGTATTGCAACAAAAAATCATCTAAACTATCAAAACCCAATAGCTCAAGTGAATCTTGCGTTATCGCAGATATTTTTAAATTTTCATCATATATTATCACTTCAAATTTCCTTCTTTGAGCACTGCAAGCTTTTCTGCTACGCTTTTGTTTGTTATTTTTGCCACTTCGTCTAAATTCGCTTCGCTGATTTTATCAAAACTTCCGTAAAAGCTGATTAATTTCGCGATACTTCCTTCAGATACGCCAGCTTGCTTTAGAATTGATCTTTGCATATCATTTTTCTGCCTTGTTTTTCTGTGAAAGCTAATGACAAATCTATGGCTCTCATCACGCATTTTTTGGAAAAACTGAAGCTTTTTATCGCTCGTACTTAGGCTAAAGCTACCATTTTTTGTGTAAATTTTATCCTTTGCCTCGCCTTTTGCGCGGTGAGCTTTGGCATCGGTCTTCTCTTTTGAAATGGCTATCACATCGACATTTGCGCCACTGCTTGCTAAAATTTCACAGGCTAAGTTTAAAAGCACTTCGCCTCCGTCAATAACCCAAAGATCAGGCGGACTAAGCTTGTCAAATCTAAGGGCTCTAGCTGTTAGGCTCTCTTTCATCTGATCGTAGTCGTTTTTGGAATTTAGATGCATTTGGCGGTAGTTTTGCTTCGCCCATTCGCCATGCTCATAGCGCACCATCGCCCCGACGCTCGCCTCGCCAAAAAGGTGTGAGTTGTCGTAGGCTTCGACCACGTAAGGCGTGTGAGCTAGATTAAAATACTCCTTTATCTCGTTTAATAGCTCATTATCGTGCGTTTTTAGGTATTTTTCGATGCTAACTTCAGCGTTTTTTGTAGCTATCTCGCAAATTTTACGCTTATCGCCTATTTTTGGGCAAGTGATGCTAAATTTACGCCCAAATCTCTCGTTTAAAATTTCCTCCACCAGCTCGCTATCTTCAAAGCTTTCATTGACATAAATTTTGGTGCTAATTATCGGCTGTCCAGCTATGAAGCTTTTTAAAATGGCCTGCTTATAAGCTTCGTTTATCTCGTCTTTTTGGGCGTTTTTGGCCTGCGTGATGTCAGTTTTTACGCCAGTTATCTTGCCACTTTGCACGCTAAATCTTACCGCACAGATCATATCGTGCACGCAAGCGACCGAGTAGGCCTCAAAGTCCTCAAGTTTAGCAAGATCAACTTCAACCTTTGTTTGCATATTTTTAAGTGTTTGTATCTTATCTCTAGTCGCGGCTGCTTGCTCGTAGTCTTCGGCCTTGGCGTAGTTTAGCATGAGCTCTTCAAGGCGAGTGATGAGCAAATTTGGATTTTGTAAGGCTGCAATAGCATCGTTTACGATCTTAGCGTAGCTCTCTTTTGAAATTTTGCCTTCACACGGGGCATAACAGCGTTTTAGCTGATAAAAAAGGCAGGCTTTTTTACCTTTAATGCAGGTCTTTTTCTGAACGAGGTTGAAATTTAGATAAAGTGCCTCAAGTAGCTCGCTAGCTCCACTAAAATATGGCCCAAAGTAGCGTATATTTGAGCCTTTTACTACTTTTCTAGTGATCTCAAATCTTGGAAAATCATCATTTAAATTTATAAAGATATAAGGATAGGTCTTGTCGTCGCGAAGCAAGATGTTGTACTTTGGTTTTAGTTGCTTGATGAAAGAATTTTCAAGTATTAGAGCGTCTGCTTCGCTTGGCGTGACGATGTATTCAAGATGCACAGCTTCGCTTATCATCTTAGAAATTCTTGGGCTTAGTTTTTCAGCCGGAGCTAGGCTTGGGGTAAATTTAAAGTAGCTTTTGACCCTGTTTTTTAAAATTTTGGCCTTGCCAACGTATAAGAGCCTATTTTGCGCGTCAAAATACTGATATA is a genomic window containing:
- a CDS encoding DNA-methyltransferase, which gives rise to MLNMLNKFFYGNCLDVLQSIPTNSIDLIFADPPYWMRVDGVLKRPEGKEFDGCNDEWDNTFLNSDDYIDFTRKWLNECKRVLKQNGSIWVIGGMQCIYTIGGIMQELGFWFINDVIWQKSNPTPNFMGTRLNNSHETLIWATKSKKSKFTFNYKTAKELNTENIDINLFEKGERRQLGSVWRFSVCNGNERLKDENGNKLHSTQKPESLLYRIIAISSKIGDIVLDPFGGTMTTAAMAKKLGRNYISIEQNDKYIKFGKKRVNDIVFEDSDITHAKFDKKPLKVTLDQMIDANFLNLGERFYLKNSDEFAILKRGSRLEYNNILYDIHSLAAKLKSAKSERLNGFKFWHVIRDNKKILLDDIRSHFREINA
- a CDS encoding sulfite exporter TauE/SafE family protein, which produces MLFVELFIIGIGVGYIAGFFGIGGGTVVVPIMVAFGYDIKTAIGISVMQMIFSATFGSYLNYKAGLLKLNRGVFLGLGGLVGASFSGIIVSHAPALLLESMLLSTFIFSLIKLYFTPNSDGTNANNSLFLLFLVGVFVGIFAISIGIGGGVFIAPILVGFLRYELKKAVSMGVFFVMFAAIAGFISLSLNGHISYAEGAFLGLGSLIGAYFGTKKTQNTDKKTLKKWFLVFYIAMICLILKDMFFE
- the serC gene encoding phosphoserine transaminase; its protein translation is MSRKINFSAGPSAIPLSVLEHAKAEFTDYRDEGYSIMEISHRSKTFEEIHFGAMEKIRKLYGIGDKYEILFLQGGAHLQFSMIPMNLYQGGKAQYANTGVWTNKAIKEAKVLGVNVDVVASSEDENFSYIPEFKFSDDADYAYICSNNTIYGTQYKTMPKTKSPLVVDASSDFFARPLDFSSIGLLYGGAQKNAGPSGVTIVILRKDLVDRVSSQNVPMFLRYKTHVEANSLYNTPPTFGIYLLNLTMQYLLDLGGLAEVEKINAKKASTLYSIIDSSNGFYVGHAKKSSRSDMNVSFTIPKDHALEPVFVEEALKDGMLGLKGHRHLGGIRASIYNAVSQSDVEKLGEFMREFARKHS
- the xseA gene encoding exodeoxyribonuclease VII large subunit; its protein translation is MLSVSELNEKAKALLEATLDYVEVSGEISRLTKHASGHWYFTLKDEKSSISAVMYRMNNQKVKFLPKDGLKVKIYGKVTIYSPSGSYQLVASAMLPDGEGELELAFRQLKEKLENEGLFDISAKKEIPNLPKKIALVTSATSAALQDMLKVVKSRWRLSEIYIFDALTQGESAPSSLIKALRRADKYGVDVIVLARGGGSKEDLWCFNDEGLAREIYATKTPVISAIGHEIDYVISDFVADRRSLTPSAAMLDLLPDEEAFFQYLDRLSDDLDSALSLKITKKQNLLNVLLSKFSSNALKARIELKFSEVTNKQNALANAVQRKILVLGSALSSLKKAYEMRELFFESTKGLIEVRKDGKRVDLGDLKLDDEIELISQNTHKKAIIKE
- a CDS encoding anthranilate synthase component I family protein, with the protein product MLLEQPLFYYEVIREKFKNSYLAEDKTQTIIGIDCEYIDEKDMDFYGLRSYFDTNRNKSLAPFAGLFGVFAYDGVRYFEYIGEEKAKRYEFPKFIYADAKAYLHFDKMSKIYTFYGDKNKYYDFLLDVKVECKNKEQSKFSIKTDLNKEKKHFEDMVELAKEYIRSGDVFQVVLGELLEISTNMSSLEFYKKLSLTNPSPYMFHFPTPYGDVVGSSPELVFEMKSEQIFVAPIAGTRPRGSDANADAALENELLSDEKELAEHKMLIDLARNDIGRVSEPKSVAVKNAMHIQKYEKVIHIVSDVYGKCAKGLDLFDVLASIFPAGTLSGAPKIRAMQIINELEISERNIYGGGIGFLHFNGDAQVAILIRSAIFVPGENEFSDVFVGAGAGIVYDSKSEREYAEICHKRASVLNVFKNNAKEF
- a CDS encoding class I SAM-dependent methyltransferase; amino-acid sequence: MNKTKKAYDEIPYFSAAFSDCSPVRIEAVAKFLGLKVAGLKEARVLELGSSYGGNILPFAISHKNAKVVGIDISSHQVAEGNKVAKQIGLENFTLLERNFLHMNESDIKELGKFDYIIAHGVYSWVSPNVRDALLATIKALLSKDGIAYVSYNTYPGWKSLDILRDFMLFVSSGNDSKEALAYVKDELNFLQDYLKFSLQSQSDVVYKDSMKLLLTQLNFLQSIIAKGNDYYILHDFLEASNEPTYFHKFAKHIDKHGLCYVIDASLNDIFASSTGIYRFDAHIEQNYNSRIKKEQLNDFLFNRSFRKSLIAHKERLGGAEDFDAVLGESELDRIYFAYFSEQPRTKTQEILSKAYPQSLNLSKVKAALGESEGEAFMGLLEILNDQNTKISSSKLAALAYEPKKTRLKPRAAAYLGYFLEASSPVISLANELNGKLNLNHEEIKAALKFDGKASLKDIAKSVNLSKDELDKLAFKLSEAYFFEEI